The Candidatus Nanopelagicales bacterium genome includes the window GCAGATTCTGGAAGACGGTCGCCTGACTGACTCGCAAGGCCGGGTTGTCGACTTCAAGAACACGGTGATCATCATGACCACCAACCTTGGAACCCGCGATATCTCGAAGTCCATGGGAATGGGCTTCCAGAATGCTAGCGACACAAAGTCCAACTATGAGCGGATGAAGGCCAAGGTCAATGACGAGCTCAAGGTGCACTTCCGGCCTGAGTTCCTCAACCGTGTCGATGACATCATCGTGTTCCACCAGCTCACCAAGGAAGAGATCATCCAGATCGTCGACCTGATGCTGGCCAATCTCGATGATCGGCTGCGCGACAAGGACATGGGCCTCGAACTCACGACGGCGGCAAAGGAAGCCCTTGCCTCGCGTGGCTACGACCCGATGCTTGGTGCGCGTCCGCTGCGCCGGACCATCCAACGCGACATCGAAGATGCGCTCAGCGAGCGGATTCTGTTCGGAGACCTGAAGGCTGGCGAGATTGTCGTCGTCGATGTCGAGGGCACTGGCGAGGACTTGGCGTTTACCTTCACCGGCACGGCGAAGTCCGCTGTCCCCGAGTCGCTGGCTGTCGAAGCGGCCGAGGCGGCCGAGGCGGACTAGCGGCACATGAGCGTGGCCGCGGCGACTCGCGTCGGTCCGTCGGAGATCATCCGGCGGTTCGGCTCCGTCGCGGTGGCGTTGGTGTGTGTCCAACTCGACTACTTCGCGCTCGCTCTGGCGCTGCCGAGCATGGCCAAGGAGCTCGGATCAACCACTGCGGATCTTCAGTGGACAGTCAGCGCCTACATGATCGCTATCGGCATCGTGATGGTTCCCGGCAGTCGGCTGGCGGATCTCCTCGGGCGCAAGCGGATGCTGTTGATCGGGCTTACCATTTTCGGCCTCGCATCGCTGTGGGTCGGGTTGTCGCCCACTGTTGGCTCGGTCATCGCGGCACGGGTCGTGCAGGGTGTTGGCGCGGGTCTCTACTTCCCGGTCGCGATGTCGTTGGTCACCAACGCCACCAATGCGATCGAACGGCCCCGAATCCTGGGATTCCTCACGGGGCTGGCGGGAATCGGAACTGCGGCGGGCCCGATTCTGGGTGGCGGGCTGTCATCGACAGTTGGTTGGCGTTGGGTGTTCTTGATCAACGTTCCCATCGCGTTGGGCGGGGTGATCTGGGGTCACTTCCAACTCAAGGAGTCCACCGACCCGGCACTCGCGGGGCACAAGTTGATCAATCTCGACTGGCTCGGCGTCGTATTGCTTGCCCTCGGAATTGGCGGGTTGTCGCTGGGGATCGATGATGCATCCGGGACTGGCCTGGGACCCAAGGCCATCATTCCGGCCGTTGTGGGGATCATCGCGGTGGTCGGATTTGTGCTGTGGGAGCGACGGGCCAAGTGGGCACTCATCCCGCCGGTTATGTGGCGCAACAAGGCCTTCAGCGCCCTGGTCTACGCGGCGACGATTGCGAACATGGGCATCGTGGTGGTCATCTTTGTTGCCACGTTGTATCTGCAACAGGTCCGCGGCTACTCAGGACTTGTTGCCGGGTTGATGTTCGTGCCGGCCGCGATTGGTTTGTCGGTTGGCGGCCCAGTTTCCGGCAGACTCGCTGTGCGCTACCCAACCCAACGAGTCATGACCGTGTCCCTCGTCGGCGGAGCGCTAGCGCTATTTGCGCTCGCGTTTTCCGACCAAATGGTCGTTTATTTAGTGCTGATGGGCATCGCCTCCTTCTTACTGGGGCTTGGATTCCAATTCGGCAACATCGCGATCCAGAGTGTCGTCAAGCCGGCTGAAGCAGGCACCGCTGCTGGCGTCTTGCTCACGTTGATGGTCAGCCTCGGTGGAGTCGCAGTGGTGATCGCGTCCGCGACGATCGAGACAATCGGGAACGGCGCGCCCACCCAGCACGCATCAACGGTCACCTTGCTCAGTTGGGCAATCGGAGTGGGCGTACTCGGGGTGATCTTCGGTGCCACCCAATGGCGCAAGGCCACCCTGGCCGTTACGGGCTGAGCGACACCTTCGTCCCAGGCGCCGGAGTTCGCCAGTGGGGTCCCGACTGTGTTGATCGGGGTTGTCGGCGGAACGGGAACGGCCGGGAAGTCGGTCGTTCGGGAAGCATTGTCCAGGGGCCATGACGTTCGGGTGCTGACGCGGGCGCATGCTGCACCACGACTACCGGACGGCGCGGAATTCCGGCGCGTGGACGTTGCCAGCGGTGACGGGCTGCTGGCCGCGCTCACCGGCGTCGAGGTCGTCATTGATTGCGGGAACTTGCCGGAGTTCATCAGCAAGAAGAAGCTCGCGGCATACTTCGAGCAAGGGGCTCGCAACCTGTCCTTAGCAGAAGCCGCCGCCGGAGTCGATCGACATGTGGTGTTGTCGATCGTCGGCATTGACCAGATACCGATGCCCTACTACCGAGCG containing:
- a CDS encoding MFS transporter, coding for MSVAAATRVGPSEIIRRFGSVAVALVCVQLDYFALALALPSMAKELGSTTADLQWTVSAYMIAIGIVMVPGSRLADLLGRKRMLLIGLTIFGLASLWVGLSPTVGSVIAARVVQGVGAGLYFPVAMSLVTNATNAIERPRILGFLTGLAGIGTAAGPILGGGLSSTVGWRWVFLINVPIALGGVIWGHFQLKESTDPALAGHKLINLDWLGVVLLALGIGGLSLGIDDASGTGLGPKAIIPAVVGIIAVVGFVLWERRAKWALIPPVMWRNKAFSALVYAATIANMGIVVVIFVATLYLQQVRGYSGLVAGLMFVPAAIGLSVGGPVSGRLAVRYPTQRVMTVSLVGGALALFALAFSDQMVVYLVLMGIASFLLGLGFQFGNIAIQSVVKPAEAGTAAGVLLTLMVSLGGVAVVIASATIETIGNGAPTQHASTVTLLSWAIGVGVLGVIFGATQWRKATLAVTG